Within the Achromobacter spanius genome, the region CATACATCCAACTCGAGGAGGCAGTACCATGCGCAGACGTTCATTGTCCCTGAGCACCTTGTCGGCCATCGTGGTCGGCTTGGGCGCGTCCGCAACGTCCTACGCTGCCGGCTTTCAGCTCTTAGAGCAGAACGCCAGTGGCCTGGGCAACGCCTACGCGGGCTCGGCGGCAAATCCGGAAAACGCCAGCATCATCTACTACAACCCGGCAGGCATGACGTATCTGCCGGGCGTGAACTTTTCGGGCGGGGTCAATCTGATCAAGCCGTCGTTCAAGTTCAAGGACAACGGCGACAGCCGCAACCCCAGCGTTCCCGGCATTCCGGGCTCGGGGCTGAACGGCTCGGTGCCCACGGGCGGCAACGGCGGGGACGCCGGCAACCTGGGCGTGGTACCCAACCTGTATGCCTCGTGGCAGTTGAATGAACAGTGGTTCATCGGCCTGGGCGTCGGCGCCCCCTTTGGCCTGATGACCGAGTACGACGACGACTGGGTGGGCCAGTACCACTCCAACAAGTTCGAGATCAAGACCATCAACGTGAACCCCTCGATCGCCTACAAGGTCAACGACAAGTTCTCGATGGGCTTTGGCGTGAACTGGCAGCACATCGACGCCAACTACAAGAAAAAAACGGTGGTGCCGATTGCCGGGCTGCCGGTCGCCACCAATGGCGACGCCGACCTGAACCTGAAGGGCGACGCCTGGGGCTGGAACGTCGGCTTCATGTTGCAACCCACGGAAGACACCCGCATCGGCCTGTCGTACCGTTCAAAGATCAAGCACACCGCCAAGGGCGATACCGACATCACCAACATCGGCCCCACCGGGCAATCGGTGTCGTTCGACGCCAAGGCCTCGGTTGACCTGCCCGATACGCTGATCCTCAGCGCCGCGCACCAGTTGAACGAACGCTGGGAACTGCTGGGCGACGTGTCGTGGACGGGTTGGAGCAGCATTCCCGAGCTGAAGATCCGAAACTCCGGCCCGGGCGCGCGTGACGATGACCTGCCCCTGAACTTCCGCGACACCTGGCGCATTGCCGTGGGCGCGAACTACAAGTTCGCGCCGGCCTGGAAGTGGAAGTTCGGCTTGGCGTATGACCAGTCGCCGGTCCACAACGAAGCCGACCGCCCAACGTCCCTGCCCGACAACAATCGCTACTGGTTCTCGACCGGCGTACAGTGGGAAGCCACCAAGACCACCACGCTGGACCTGGGCTACACCTATCTGTACCTGCGCGACACGGACATCGACACCACGTCCGGCAGTGCGGCGACCAAGGGCCGCGTGGCTGGCACCTATAACAGCAACGCCCACATCGTCGGCCTGCAACTGACGTCCCGCTTCTAGGCTTGCAAGGGCGGGCGGCCGCGCGCCGCCCCCCGTTTTTTGAAGGAGATTCCCCTTGAGCAAGTTCGTCGTCAAACACGTTGCCGTCCTGGGCGCCGGCGTCATGGGCGCGCAGATCGCCGCCCACCTGGCCAATGCCGGCGTGCCCGTCACGCTGTTCGACCTGGCCGCGTCCGAAGGCGACCGCAACGGCATCGTCAACAAGGCCCTGGCCGGCCTGAAAAAGCTGGAACCCGCCCCGCTGGCCGGCGCGGCCCGCATCGCCCTGATCACCCCCGCGAACTACGATGACCACCTGGACGCCCTGCGCGGCTGCGACCTGGTCATCGAAGCCATCGCCGAACGCATGGACTGGAAGACGGCGCTTTACGAGCGCATTGCCCCGCATGTGTCGCCCGACGCCATTGTTGCGTCCAACACGTCCGGCCTGTCGATCGACGCGCTGGCCAACGCCCTGCCCGCAAGCCTGCGCGAGCGCTTCTGCGGCATCCACTTCTTCAATCCGCCCCGCTACATGCGGCTGGTGGAAATCATTGCCACATCGCATACGCAGCCGGCCGTGCTGGACCAGTTGGAAACCTGGCTCACGTCCACGCTGGGCAAGGGCGTGATCCGCGCGCTGGACACGCCCAACTTCGTGGCCAACCGCATCGGCGTGTTCTCCATCCTGGCCGCCATGCACCACACCGCGCGCCTGGGGCTGGGGTTTGACGAGGTCGACGCGCTGACCGGCCCGAAGATCGGCCGCCCCAAGAGCGCCACCTATCGCACGGCGGACGTGGTTGGGCTGGACACGCTGGCCCACGTGGTGGGCACCATGGAAAAGAACCTGCCCGACGACCCCTGGCACCGCTACTTTGCGCTGCCGGCATGGTTGTCGGCCCTGATCCAAAAAGGCGCGCTGGGCCAGAAGACCGGTGCGGGCGTCTACCGCAAGCAAGGCCGCGACATCCTGGTGCTGGACCTGAAGGCGCAAGACTACGTGCCCAGCGCCGGCAAGCTGGCCGATGAGGTCGCCGCCCTCTTGAAGGAACGCAATCCCGCCAAGCGCTTTGCCGCGCTGCGTGCCAGCGAGCACCCGCAGGCGCAGTTCCTGTGGAGCCTGTTCCGCGACATCTTCCACTACAGCGCCGTGCAGCTTGAACACGTGGCCGACAACGCGCGCGACCTGGACCTGGCCATGCGCTGGGGCTTCGGCTGGGCGCAAGGCCCGTTCGAAACCTGGCAGGCGGCCGGCTGGCAGGACATTGCCGCCGCCGTGGCCGAAGACATCGCCGCCGGCCGCGCCATGAGCAACGCGCCCCTGCCCGCCTGGGTACAAGAACCCGACCGCCACGGCGTGCATGCGCCCGAGGGCTCGTATTCCGCGCGCACCGGCACCTTGCATCCGCGTTCTGCCTTGCCGGTGTATCGCCGCCAGTTGTTCCCCGAGCGTGTCTTCGGTGAAGGCCCGGATGACCGTGGCGTCACCGTGTGGGAAAACGAAGGCGTGCGCTTGTGGAACCTGCCGGACGTGGATGCGGGCATCGCCATCCTGTCCGTCACATCGAAGAACCACACGCTGGGCGGCGAAGTATTGGAAGGCGTGCTGCAAGCCGTGGCGCGCGCTGAACGTGATTTCGACGGCCTGGTCATCTGGCACGAACCGCCCTTTGCCGTGGGCGCCAATCTGCAGCAAGTGGTGCAGGCGTGCGCCGAGGGCCAGTTCGACATGCTGGAAGCCATGGTCGAAAAATTCCAGCGCGCGTCCCAGTCGTTCAAATACGCGCGCATTCCCACCGTGGCCGCCGTGCAGGGCATGGCGCTGGGCGGAGGCTGCGAATTCCTGATGCATGCTTCGCACCGCGTGCTGACGCTGGAAAGCTATATCGGCCTGGTGGAAGCCGGTGTCGGGCTGATCCCGGCCGGTGGCGGCAGCAAGGAATTTGCCGGCCGCGCGGCCGCGCTGGCGGCCAAGACCGCCACGCCGGGCGAGGTCTTCCCCTACCTGCAACCCGTCTTCCAGACCATCGCCATGGCGCAGGTGGCCAAGAGCGCGCTGGAAGCCATCGACGCGGGTTTCGCGCGCGAACACGACGTCGTGCTGTTTCACCCCGACGAACTGCTGTTTGTTGCCATCGGCCAGGCCCGTGCCGCGGCCCAGGCGGGCTACACGCCGCCGCCGCGACTGTCGAACATTCCGGTGGCGGGCCGCAACGGCATCGCCAACTTCGAGATGGTGCTGGTCAACATGCGCGAAGGCGGCATGATCAGCGCGCACGATTACCGCGTGGCGCGCAGCGCCGCCGTGGCTCTGTGCGGCGGCGAAGTCGAAACCGGCACGAAGGTGGACGAAGAATGGCTGTTGGCGGTTGAGCGCCGCGAATTCGTCGCGCTCTTGCGCACGCCTGAAACCCAGGCCCGCATCCGCCACACGCTGGAAACCGGCAAGCCGTTGCGCAACTGAGGAAAGCATCATGACCAAGCAGATACAAGACGCCTACATCGTCGCCGCCACGCGCCTGCCGGTGGGCAAGCGCAATGGCGCCTACATCACCACGCGCCCCGACGACATGCTGGCCGCCGCGCTGAACGGCGCGCTGGCGCAGGTGCCAGCGCTGGACACCGCGCGCATCGAAGACGTGATTGCCGGCTGCGCCATGCCGGAAGCCGAACAAGGCATGAACGTGGCGCGCATCGGCCTGCTGCTGGCGGGCCTGCCGCAAAGCGTGGCGGGCGTGACCGTCAACCGCTTCTGCGCGTCGGGCTTGCAGGCGGTGGCCGACGCCGCCGCGCGCATCCGCATGGGCGAGGCCGACATCATGATCGGGGCGGGCACCGAATCCATGAGCGCCATGCCGCAGATCATGGGCAACAAGGTGTCGATGAACCCCGAGATCTTCGCCCACGACGAGAACATCGGCATGGCCTTCGGCATGGGGCTGACCGGTGAAAAGGTGGCTGAACGCTGGAAGGTCTCGCGCGAGGATCAGGACGCCTTCGCGCTGGCTTCCCACCAAAAAGCCTGCGCCGCGATCGCGGCCGGCCATTTCCGCGCTGAAACCACGCCGTATGAAGTGGTGTCGCATCTGCCGGACGGCGCCAGCGGCGCGCTGCGCGTGGTGCGCCGCCTGGTCGAAGTGGACGAAGGCCCGCGCCCGGACAGCAACGCCGAAGCCTTGGCGCGGCTGCGTCCCGTGTTCTCGACGCGCGGCAGCGTCACGGCCGGCAATAGCTCGCAGATGTCCGACGGCGCGGCCGCCGTGGTGCTGGTGTCCGACCGTATCCTGCGCGAATTCAACCTGAGCCCGCTGGCGCGCTTTGTCAGCTTCGCGGTGGCCGGCGTGCCGCCCGAAGTGATGGGCATCGGCCCCGTCGCGGCGATCCCCAAGGTGCTGGAACGCGCCGGCATCACGCAAGACGCGCTGGACTGGATTGAGCTGAACGAGGCCTTCGCGGCCCAATCGCTGGCGGTGATCCGCGAACTGAAGCTGGACCCCAGCAAGGTCAACCCACTGGGCGGCGCCATCGCGCTGGGCCACCCGCTGGGCGCCACCGGCGCCATCCGCACTGCCACCATCACGCACGGCCTGCGCCGCACGGGCGGCAAGTACGGGCTGGTCACCATGTGCATCGGCACCGGCATGGGCGCGGCCGGGCTGTTCGAAGCGATGTAGGGCCTGGCGCAACCCAGCAAAACCACCATGCGACATAACCCGGCATGCCCAGCATGAAGCCCTATTGGTTCAAGAACCTGTCGCCGGAATGGCGCGCGCGCCTGATGCGGGTGGGCTTCAACCTGCACCCGGCGTTTCGCGCCACCGGCGGCCGTGTGATGCATGTGTCGCCGGACTTCCAGCACATCCGCATCAAGCTGCCGCTGTTGCGGCGCACGCGCAATATCGTGGGCTCGATGTACGGCGGGTCGCTGTTCGCGGTGACGGACGGCGCCCATCCCACCATGCTGATGTCGGCGTTGGGGCCGGACCACATCGTGTGGGACAAGGCGGCGTCGATCCGCTTTCGCAAGCCGGCCTACACGACCCTGTATGCCGACTTCCGGCTGCCACCCGGAGAAATCGCGGAGATACGCGGCGTGCTCGCGCGCGACCACGAAACCACCCGCACCTACACGGTGGAATTGAAGGACAAGGACGGCGTGGTGTATGCCGTGGTGGAACGCACGATCTATATCGCCGACAAGAAGTTCTACAAGCGAAAGAACACAGGAGGAGACACATGCAATGCATCTCTGGAGGGCGATACACCGCCCTGAGCCTGATCCTTGCCGCCAGCCTGGCGGTTGCGCCCGCGTTCGCCGCCGACAGGGAGGTTGGCGGCCTGCGCGTGCCGGAACATATGTCCGAGGGTGGCCGCACGCTGGTGCTCAACGGGGCGGGCCTGCGTACAAGATTCGTCGTGAAGGTCTACGTGGCCGCGCTGTACGTCACCACAAAAAGCCAGGACGCCACGGCGCTGATCAACAGCACGGAACCGCGCCGCATCCGTTTGCAATTGCTGCGCGACGTGGACAGCGAGAGTCTTGACGAAGCGCTGCAAGACGGCTTGCGCGACAACACGCCGCCTAAGGAACTTGCCATGCTGAAGGCGTCGGCGGACCGCCTGAAAAGCCTGGTGGCCGATCTGGGCATTGCCCGCGAGGGCGATGTGGTCGACGTGGACTTCGACGCCCAAGGCGTGGCCGTGGCCCACAACGGCAAGCACCGGGGCCGCGTCGACAACCCCGATTTCGCGCGCGCCTTGCTCCGCGTCTGGCTGGGCGACAAGCCCGCGCAGACTTCCCTGAAGAATGCCCTGTTGGGCAACTAGGCGGAACCGCACACGATGGAACGAATCTGGCACAAGAGCTATCCCGCGGGCGTTCCCGCGGAGATCGAGGTGGACGGCGTCACCACGCTGGTCACGGTCGTGCGGGACAGTTGCCGCTGCTACGCGGACAAGACCGCGTATCTGAGCATGGGCAAGTCCATCAGCTACGCCGAACTGGACGGGCTGACGCGCGACTTCGCCGCCTGGCTGCACGCGAATGGCCTGGGCAAAGGCGACCGCATCGCGCTCATGATGCCCAACCTGCTGCAATACCCCGTCTGCCTGTTCGGCGCCTTGCGCGCCGGGTGCATCGTGGTCAACTGCAACCCGCTCTACACGGCGCACGAGCTTGCACACCAGTTGGCGGACTCGGGCGCGCGTGCCATCGTGGTGGCGGACAATTTCGCGGCCACGGTGCAAAAAGCCCTGCCCGGCAGCGCGGTCGAACGCGTGCTGGTGACGTCCATCGGCGAAATGCTGGGCCCGCTGAAAGGCCGGCTGGTGGACTTCGTCATCCGCCGCGTCAAGCGCATGGTGCCGGCGTGGTCGCTGCCCGGTCACGTGCGCCTGGGCGATGCGCTGCGCGCGGGCCGCCAGGCGCCGTTTACTGAAGTGCCGCTGGACCAGCGCGACCTGGCCTGCCTGCAATACACGGGCGGCACCACCGGCGTGGCCAAGGCCGCGATGCTGTCGCACGGCAATCTGGTGGCCAACCTGAACCAGGCGCACGCCTGGATCAAGCCGCTGGTCAAGGATGGCGAAGAGTGCATCGTCACGGCCTTGCCGCTGTATCACATCTTTGCGCTGACGGCGAACTGCCTGACATTCATGAAGATAGGCGCCAGCAACCTGCTGATCATCAATCCGCGCGACATTGCCGGGCTGATCAAGGAAATGAGCCTGGTGCCGTTTTCAGCGTTCACCGGCGTCAACACGCTGTTCAACGCACTGCTGAATCATCCGGACTTCGCCAAGCTGGATTTCTCGCGCTTGCGCCTGACGATGGGCGGAGGCATGGCGGTGCAGCGCGCCGTGGCCGACCGCTGGCGCGCGGTCACGGGCAAGTCGCTGGCACAGGCCTACGGGCTGACCGAGACCTCGCCCGCCGTCACGGTCAACCCGCTGGACGTCAAGGAATTCACCGGGTCGATCGGCCTGCCGGTGCCGTCCACCGACATTTCCATCCGCAACGATGACGGCGTGGAACTGGGCCTGGGCGAAACGGGCGAGATCTGCGTGCGCGGCCCGCAGGTCACGCAGGGCTACTGGAACCGTCCCGACGAAACCGCGCTGGTGCTGACCGCGGACGGCTACTTGCGCACGGGCGACATCGGCTACGTGGACCAGGACGGCTACGTGTTCCTGATCGACCGCAAGAAAGACATGATCCTGGTGTCGGGCTTCAACGTGTATCCCAACGAGGTCGAGGACGCCGCCGCGCTGCATCCCGGCGTGCGCGAAGTGGCCGCGGTCGGCGTGCCGGACGAACGCTCGGGCGAAGTGGTCAAACTATATGTGATCCGCAAGGATCCCACGCTGGATGCCGAAACGCTGATCGCCCATTGCCGCACGCAACTGACGGGCTACAAGGTGCCGCGCCAGGTAGAATTTCGCGATGACCTGCCACGCACCAACGTAGGCAAGATCCTGCGGCGGGAATTGAAACCCGACGCCGCCCCGCAGGCGGAAAAGCAAAGCGTGGATCAGGGTTGAAAACCCCCACGGCTAGCGCAACCCGTAGGATGGGTGCAGCGCGGCAAGGCAACAAAAAGAACGACACCCCCGATCGCGCGAAACCCATCAAGCAGCACCCCAATTCTTCCGCAGCCTTGCCAAATAGCAACCGCTGCAAGATGGGTTCCGCGCGATCAGCGCCAGGGGTTCTGGGCATGACCTTGCCGCGCTGCACCCATCCTACATGTCACGGCTGGCGCAACCCGTAGGATGGGTGCAGCGCGGCAAGGCAACAAAAAGAACGACACCACCGATCGCGCGAAACCCATCAAGCAGCCCCCCAATTCTTCCGCAGCCTTGCCACATAACAACCATTGCAAGATGGGTTCCGCGCGATCAGCGCCAGGGGTTCTGGGCATGACCTTGCCGCGCTGCACCCATCCTACATGTCACGGCTGGCGCAACCCGTAGGATGGGTGCAGCGCGGCAAAGCAACAAAAAGAACGAAATCGCCGATTCTGGGCATCTTGACCTCCTTCCTTGCCCTTCCCTCGCTACCACTGCCCGAAGAACACCCCCGCCCGCTTATGCGCGTTGGTGGCTTTCTCCACGGCTTCGTCGCTGATGGTGGTGCGCCGCTTGCCACGCAGCATCCAGTCCAACAAGCGCTGGCGCAGTTCCAGCCGTATCGCCGCATGCGAGGCGCTGGTGCCCAGGTCCTGGAACTCATCCGGGTCGGCGTGCAGGTCAAACAGCTGCTCGGGCTCGTCCAGCCAGTACACATAGCGCCAACGGTCTGTGCGCACCGACCAGGCGCGCGCATTCTGCGGCGTCTTGCCGCGCAGGATGCGGGCCTGGCGGAAGCTGTAGTCCAGCTCCGAGAACACGCAGTCGCGCCATCCCGTGGTGGACGCAGCGCCGGATGCGATACCGGATGCAGAGCCCCCCCTAGACCATGCAGCAGCGTTTGCAATTCCCTGCCTTCCAGCCGATGCGACGGCCCGGGCGTGCCCAAGGCGCGCAGCACCGTAGGCACCACGTCCACGCTTTCCACCATATCGTTCAAAACCTGCCCGCGCGTGGCATCGGCCGCCGCCGACGGGTCCATCACAATGAACGGCACGCGCTGCACGGTGTCGTAAAACAGTTCTTTTTCGCCCAGCCAGTGGTCGCCCAGGAAATCGCCGTGGTCGGCCGTGAACACGATCAGCGTGTTCTTCATCAGGCCCGCGCCTTCCATGTAGTCGAACAATCTGCCCAGGTGATCGTCCAGTTGCTGGATCAGCCCCTGGTACGCCGGCCGCACCACGCGCACGCATTCATCGCTGGAAAAGCTGACGCTCTCTTCCTGCTGGCGATAGGCGGCCACCACGGGGTGCGCGTTCGCCAGCTCTTCCTGGTTGCGTCGCACGGGCAGGCATTGGTCGGCGGTATAGCGCTGGTGATACGGGGCCGGCGCCATGTAGGGCCAGTGCGGCTTGACGTAGCTCAGGTGCAGCACCCAGGGCTGGCTGCCACGGCGTTGCATGAAGTCCAGCGCCTGATCCGTCATGTAAGCAGTTTCGGAATGCGCTTCGGCCACGCGCGACGGCAGATGCACGTTGCGCATGTTCCAGCCGCTGGCGATCTGGCCATTGGCGTCCACGCCCGCAATCACGTAATCGGTCCAGGGGTCGGCGCTGTCGTAGCCGTGGCGGCGCAGGAAGGCCGGATAGCCGCTTTCCTGACCAGGCGTGTGATGGCCGTCGTAGCGGTCCAGTTCCGTGAAGCCGCCTCGGCTGAGCAGCACGCCCAGCTCGGACGCGCCGTCGATGGCCAGCCGTTCCATGCCGGCCTTGTCGGGAATGATGTGGGTCTTGCCGGCCAGGGCCAGCTCGCGCCCCTGCCCCGCCAGATATTCGCCCAGCGTAATCTCGTTGACCGACAGCGGCACGCGGTTCCAGGTAGCGCCGTGGCGCGAGGGGTAGCGGCCCGTGTAGTAGCTCATGCGCGACGGGCCGCACACGCCGGAATTCACGAAGGCGCGGTCAAAGCGCACGCCGCGCGCCGCCAGCGCATCCAGGCTGGGCGTTTGCAAATAAGGATGGCCATAGCAGCCAAGGTGATCCGCCCGCAACTGGTCGGCCATGATGAACAACACATTCTGCACCGTGCTCATTGCCGCCCCTATTGCGTGGCCGTGAAGCCGGAGTCGCGCACCACCGGTTCCCATTGCTTGCGGTAGGCGTCCAGCGCCTTGGCGGTGCCGGCTGCATCCTGCGACACCGGTTCCAGGTATACGCTGCGCACGGCCTTTTCCATGGCGGGGTCACGCAGAATGGCGGCGATGTCCGCGCCCAGGCGATCAGCCTTGGCCTTGGGCATGGCGGCGGGCGCGAAGAAGGCGTTCCAGCCGTCGGCGGCCAGGTCCACGCCGCTTTCCTTGAAAGTGGGCACGTCTTGCAGATCGGCATCGCGTGTGTCGCCGGACGTGGCCAGGATGCGGATCTTGCCGGCGCGGTGCTGCGGCAGCAGGGTGTCCAGCGTGTCGATGCCTTGCGGCAGAATGCCGCCGATCAGTTCAGAGATCAACGGCGCGGACCCGCGATAGCCAATCACTTCCGGATCCTGCTTGATCTCGCGGCCCAGCATCAGCGCGAAGAAGTGCGGCAGGCTGCCGGTGGCCGGCACGCCCACCGTGAACTGCTTGGGGTTGGCGCGCAGCCACTCGCGCAGGGCGGGCACGTCCTTGATGGGCGAGCTGGCCGGCACGGCCAGGGCAAACTTGTAGCGGCTGACCAGCGACACCGGCGTAAAGTCGCGCTTGGCGTCATACCCGGGTTGGGCGTAGACCAGCGGCGCCACGACCATGACGGCGGGGTTGGCCAGCATCAGCACGTTCTGCTCGGCCGGCGCCGCATGCAGCGTCTGCGCCGCGATGCGCCCGCCCGCGCCGGTCTTGTTTTCAACCACCACCGGCACGCCCAAGCGGTCCTTCAGGCGGTCCGCCACCAGCCGCGCGATGCGGTCTGAGCTGCCGCCCGGGGGGTAGCCGACCACGATCGTCAAGTTGCCGTCCAGCGGCGCCTGCTGCGCACAGGCCAACGAGGCCCCCGTGGCCATGACCGTGGCCACGATGGCTTTTACCATCCATCCCTTGGTCCATTGATGCATCGTCTTCTCCTATGGACAGTGGCCCGCTGTCGGTTATGGTTCTGTCTGCCTGGCCAAACCTCAAATAAGCAGAATCAATGTAGCAACGCGGCCGTTGCTTGATCTAATCCAGGACTTTCGATAACGATATGCAGCACGCGCCGCGCGGGACGCGGCCCGCACTGCGGCAAGGAGGAGACGCCATGCCAACCCGCCTGATACCCGATCGGCCCCCGACAGAGCAGACCGCATCACAGCAGACCGCATCAGGGCTGCCCGCATCCGACCCGCCTCCTCATCTATCCGACATGCTGATGTACCGGCTGTACCAGGCATGGTCGCAGTCCAACCCGGTTTTCGTGCGGCTATGTGAAGGCCGTTTCGGCATCACGCGCCGGGAATGGCGCATTCTGGCCTGCGCCATCGAAGGCGGCGTGATGAACTCGGCCGAGCTGGCGGCCGCCGCCAAGCTGGATCTTGCCCGCACATCACGCACGCTGGGCGCGCTGTGTGCGAAGGGCTGGTTGCGACGTCTGCACGACAGCAGCGACCGCCGCGTGGTGCGGGTCGAGGCCACCGCCGAGGGCCAGGCCCGTTATCAGGCGCTGCTGCCCGAAGTCTTGCGGCTGAACGCGCTGCTGGTGCAGGATTTGAGCGACAGCGAGGTTGCCCTGCTGCGCGACTTTCTGGGCCGCATTGAGCAGCGCGGCCGGCGCATGGCTGAAGACAATATCGTGGCGGACAAGGCCAGCCGCCGCGAGGGCGGGACCCGGCGCGCGCAGTATGCGTAAGGCATGGGTGTCGCGCCGGTCCAACAATCCAGCAGGGCAGGCGCCGCCTGAAAACCCTGCGGCAAGCTGCTGAAAAAAAAGGCTTTTACCTGTCCGAACGTGGTGGCCTGCATGGTTTGCAGGCCTTTTTTACATCTGGGATTGCCCCGGCGCCTAGTCGCGCGGACGCAGCGCAATTAATAATAATTATCGTTGCCATTCCTATATGTAATCAGCGACCACCGCGTCGCAGGGGACTCATTTGAAACGCCATCCAACCCGGGCTACCCGCCGCGCGCGCCCGCAGACCCTATTGCCCGCCGCCGCGCTGGCCGCCTGCCTGGGCGCCACGGCCCACGCCCAAACCGCCCCCGCCGCCGGCCCCACCACCGTGCTGCCCGCCGTGCAGGTGACCGGCACGGCCGAAGCCGCCACCGGCCCGGTCGCGGGCTATGTGGCCACGCGCAGCGCAACCGGCACCAAGACCGACACCCCCCTGTCAGAAACGCCGCAGGCCATCACGGTGATTCCGCGCGATCAGATCGTGGACCAGGGCGCGCAGAACGTGCAGGACGCCATGAACTACGCCGCTGGCGTGCGCCCCAACGCCTACGGCGTGGACAACCGCGGCGACTACGTCCGCATTCGCGGCGTGGAACCGGCGCAGTACCTGGACGGCTTGCGCCAGTTCTTCAACTACAACAACCCGCGCACCGAGGTCTACGGCATGGAACGCGTGGAAGTGCTGCGCGGCCCCTCGTCGATGCTGTACGGACAGGGCAGCACCGGCGGCATCGTCAACCTGGTCAGCAAGCGTCCGCAAGCCGAAGCGCAACGCGAGATCGGCGTGGTGCTGGGCAACGACAACCGCCGCGAAATCCATACCGACCTGACCGGCCCGGTGACGGAAGACGGGCAATGGCTATACCGCGTGGTGGCCGTGGGCCGCGACAGCGACACCCAGGTGCAGTATGCGCAGGACGACC harbors:
- a CDS encoding DUF4442 domain-containing protein, whose amino-acid sequence is MKPYWFKNLSPEWRARLMRVGFNLHPAFRATGGRVMHVSPDFQHIRIKLPLLRRTRNIVGSMYGGSLFAVTDGAHPTMLMSALGPDHIVWDKAASIRFRKPAYTTLYADFRLPPGEIAEIRGVLARDHETTRTYTVELKDKDGVVYAVVERTIYIADKKFYKRKNTGGDTCNASLEGDTPP
- a CDS encoding AMP-binding protein yields the protein MERIWHKSYPAGVPAEIEVDGVTTLVTVVRDSCRCYADKTAYLSMGKSISYAELDGLTRDFAAWLHANGLGKGDRIALMMPNLLQYPVCLFGALRAGCIVVNCNPLYTAHELAHQLADSGARAIVVADNFAATVQKALPGSAVERVLVTSIGEMLGPLKGRLVDFVIRRVKRMVPAWSLPGHVRLGDALRAGRQAPFTEVPLDQRDLACLQYTGGTTGVAKAAMLSHGNLVANLNQAHAWIKPLVKDGEECIVTALPLYHIFALTANCLTFMKIGASNLLIINPRDIAGLIKEMSLVPFSAFTGVNTLFNALLNHPDFAKLDFSRLRLTMGGGMAVQRAVADRWRAVTGKSLAQAYGLTETSPAVTVNPLDVKEFTGSIGLPVPSTDISIRNDDGVELGLGETGEICVRGPQVTQGYWNRPDETALVLTADGYLRTGDIGYVDQDGYVFLIDRKKDMILVSGFNVYPNEVEDAAALHPGVREVAAVGVPDERSGEVVKLYVIRKDPTLDAETLIAHCRTQLTGYKVPRQVEFRDDLPRTNVGKILRRELKPDAAPQAEKQSVDQG
- a CDS encoding 3-hydroxyacyl-CoA dehydrogenase/enoyl-CoA hydratase family protein; translation: MSKFVVKHVAVLGAGVMGAQIAAHLANAGVPVTLFDLAASEGDRNGIVNKALAGLKKLEPAPLAGAARIALITPANYDDHLDALRGCDLVIEAIAERMDWKTALYERIAPHVSPDAIVASNTSGLSIDALANALPASLRERFCGIHFFNPPRYMRLVEIIATSHTQPAVLDQLETWLTSTLGKGVIRALDTPNFVANRIGVFSILAAMHHTARLGLGFDEVDALTGPKIGRPKSATYRTADVVGLDTLAHVVGTMEKNLPDDPWHRYFALPAWLSALIQKGALGQKTGAGVYRKQGRDILVLDLKAQDYVPSAGKLADEVAALLKERNPAKRFAALRASEHPQAQFLWSLFRDIFHYSAVQLEHVADNARDLDLAMRWGFGWAQGPFETWQAAGWQDIAAAVAEDIAAGRAMSNAPLPAWVQEPDRHGVHAPEGSYSARTGTLHPRSALPVYRRQLFPERVFGEGPDDRGVTVWENEGVRLWNLPDVDAGIAILSVTSKNHTLGGEVLEGVLQAVARAERDFDGLVIWHEPPFAVGANLQQVVQACAEGQFDMLEAMVEKFQRASQSFKYARIPTVAAVQGMALGGGCEFLMHASHRVLTLESYIGLVEAGVGLIPAGGGSKEFAGRAAALAAKTATPGEVFPYLQPVFQTIAMAQVAKSALEAIDAGFAREHDVVLFHPDELLFVAIGQARAAAQAGYTPPPRLSNIPVAGRNGIANFEMVLVNMREGGMISAHDYRVARSAAVALCGGEVETGTKVDEEWLLAVERREFVALLRTPETQARIRHTLETGKPLRN
- a CDS encoding Bug family tripartite tricarboxylate transporter substrate binding protein, with product MVKAIVATVMATGASLACAQQAPLDGNLTIVVGYPPGGSSDRIARLVADRLKDRLGVPVVVENKTGAGGRIAAQTLHAAPAEQNVLMLANPAVMVVAPLVYAQPGYDAKRDFTPVSLVSRYKFALAVPASSPIKDVPALREWLRANPKQFTVGVPATGSLPHFFALMLGREIKQDPEVIGYRGSAPLISELIGGILPQGIDTLDTLLPQHRAGKIRILATSGDTRDADLQDVPTFKESGVDLAADGWNAFFAPAAMPKAKADRLGADIAAILRDPAMEKAVRSVYLEPVSQDAAGTAKALDAYRKQWEPVVRDSGFTATQ
- a CDS encoding chalcone isomerase family protein, coding for MQCISGGRYTALSLILAASLAVAPAFAADREVGGLRVPEHMSEGGRTLVLNGAGLRTRFVVKVYVAALYVTTKSQDATALINSTEPRRIRLQLLRDVDSESLDEALQDGLRDNTPPKELAMLKASADRLKSLVADLGIAREGDVVDVDFDAQGVAVAHNGKHRGRVDNPDFARALLRVWLGDKPAQTSLKNALLGN
- a CDS encoding acetyl-CoA C-acyltransferase, whose protein sequence is MTKQIQDAYIVAATRLPVGKRNGAYITTRPDDMLAAALNGALAQVPALDTARIEDVIAGCAMPEAEQGMNVARIGLLLAGLPQSVAGVTVNRFCASGLQAVADAAARIRMGEADIMIGAGTESMSAMPQIMGNKVSMNPEIFAHDENIGMAFGMGLTGEKVAERWKVSREDQDAFALASHQKACAAIAAGHFRAETTPYEVVSHLPDGASGALRVVRRLVEVDEGPRPDSNAEALARLRPVFSTRGSVTAGNSSQMSDGAAAVVLVSDRILREFNLSPLARFVSFAVAGVPPEVMGIGPVAAIPKVLERAGITQDALDWIELNEAFAAQSLAVIRELKLDPSKVNPLGGAIALGHPLGATGAIRTATITHGLRRTGGKYGLVTMCIGTGMGAAGLFEAM
- a CDS encoding OmpP1/FadL family transporter; amino-acid sequence: MRRRSLSLSTLSAIVVGLGASATSYAAGFQLLEQNASGLGNAYAGSAANPENASIIYYNPAGMTYLPGVNFSGGVNLIKPSFKFKDNGDSRNPSVPGIPGSGLNGSVPTGGNGGDAGNLGVVPNLYASWQLNEQWFIGLGVGAPFGLMTEYDDDWVGQYHSNKFEIKTINVNPSIAYKVNDKFSMGFGVNWQHIDANYKKKTVVPIAGLPVATNGDADLNLKGDAWGWNVGFMLQPTEDTRIGLSYRSKIKHTAKGDTDITNIGPTGQSVSFDAKASVDLPDTLILSAAHQLNERWELLGDVSWTGWSSIPELKIRNSGPGARDDDLPLNFRDTWRIAVGANYKFAPAWKWKFGLAYDQSPVHNEADRPTSLPDNNRYWFSTGVQWEATKTTTLDLGYTYLYLRDTDIDTTSGSAATKGRVAGTYNSNAHIVGLQLTSRF